The following coding sequences are from one Halobaculum magnesiiphilum window:
- a CDS encoding DUF1931 family protein encodes MSDLIVKAAVKDALSDHNVSADFYDALNEEVAELLEDAAERAEANDRKTVQPRDL; translated from the coding sequence ATGTCTGACCTAATCGTCAAAGCAGCCGTGAAGGATGCACTCTCGGACCACAACGTCTCGGCAGATTTCTACGACGCCCTCAACGAAGAGGTCGCCGAACTACTCGAGGACGCCGCAGAGCGTGCCGAGGCCAACGACCGGAAGACGGTCCAGCCCCGCGATCTGTAG